One genomic region from Gemmatimonadaceae bacterium encodes:
- the ettA gene encoding energy-dependent translational throttle protein EttA, which translates to MAPQFIYVMKDLRKVVPPSREILRGIWLSFYPGAKIGVLGANGAGKSTVLRIMAGVDHDFQGEAWPHEGTRIGFLSQVPELDSSKNVRENVEDAVKAQRDLLKKFEEISMKFAEPMSDAEMEKLMDQQGKVQEKIDAANLWELDRKIEIAMDALRLPPADAEIDTLSGGEKRRVALCRTLLEEPDMLLLDEPTNHLDAESVAWLERFLAEFPGTVVAVTHDRYFLDNVAKWILELDRGYGIPWEGNYTSWLDQKRTRLATEEKQASARQRTLEHELEWVRMSPRARQSKSKARIQKYEELASESREERIAQNEIVIPPAPRLGNDVVIADGLAKAYGEKVLFDGLSFALPRGGIVGVIGPNGAGKTTLFRMIVGSEKPDAGSLRVGDTVQLAYVDQDRELEGGKTVYDEVSEGSDTIQVGKREINARGYLSSFNFKGADQQKKVANLSGGERNRLHLAKLLKSGGNLLLLDEPTNDLDVDTLRALEDALLDFSGCAVVISHDRWFLDRIATHMLAFEGESEVVWFEGNYQAYKEDLKRRKGVDADQPHRIRYKRLVRS; encoded by the coding sequence GTGGCACCACAGTTCATCTATGTGATGAAGGATCTCCGCAAGGTCGTCCCGCCGTCGCGGGAGATCCTGCGCGGGATCTGGCTCTCTTTTTATCCCGGCGCCAAGATCGGCGTGCTCGGCGCCAACGGTGCGGGCAAGTCCACAGTGCTCCGCATCATGGCAGGGGTGGACCACGACTTTCAGGGTGAGGCGTGGCCGCATGAGGGGACGCGCATCGGCTTCCTGTCGCAGGTGCCCGAGCTCGACTCGTCGAAGAATGTCCGGGAGAATGTCGAGGACGCCGTGAAAGCGCAGCGAGATCTTCTGAAGAAGTTCGAGGAGATCTCGATGAAGTTCGCCGAGCCGATGAGCGATGCGGAGATGGAAAAGCTGATGGACCAGCAGGGGAAGGTGCAGGAGAAGATCGACGCCGCGAATCTCTGGGAGCTCGACCGGAAGATCGAGATCGCGATGGATGCGCTGCGTCTTCCTCCGGCAGATGCCGAGATCGACACGCTCTCGGGAGGTGAGAAGCGGCGGGTCGCATTGTGTCGCACGCTGCTCGAGGAGCCGGACATGCTGTTGCTCGACGAGCCGACGAACCATCTCGACGCCGAGAGTGTGGCGTGGCTCGAGCGGTTTCTGGCTGAATTCCCGGGAACCGTGGTCGCGGTGACGCACGACCGCTACTTCCTCGACAACGTTGCCAAGTGGATTCTGGAGCTGGATCGCGGATATGGAATTCCCTGGGAAGGGAATTACACGTCGTGGCTCGATCAGAAACGGACTCGTCTCGCAACAGAGGAGAAGCAGGCATCAGCTCGGCAGCGCACTCTCGAGCACGAGCTGGAATGGGTGCGGATGTCGCCGAGGGCTCGGCAGTCGAAGAGCAAGGCGAGGATTCAGAAGTACGAGGAGCTGGCGAGCGAAAGCCGAGAGGAGCGAATCGCGCAGAACGAGATCGTGATTCCTCCCGCCCCTCGGCTCGGCAATGACGTTGTGATAGCGGACGGTCTGGCGAAGGCGTACGGAGAAAAGGTGCTGTTCGACGGGCTGTCGTTCGCGCTCCCGCGAGGTGGGATTGTTGGAGTGATCGGGCCCAATGGAGCGGGGAAGACCACGCTGTTCAGGATGATCGTGGGGTCGGAGAAGCCGGATGCCGGCTCGCTACGGGTTGGCGATACGGTGCAGCTTGCGTATGTCGATCAGGATCGTGAGCTGGAGGGCGGCAAGACCGTGTACGATGAGGTCAGTGAGGGGAGTGACACGATCCAGGTGGGCAAGCGCGAGATCAACGCGCGCGGGTATCTCTCGAGCTTCAACTTCAAGGGCGCCGATCAGCAGAAGAAGGTCGCGAATCTTTCGGGTGGTGAGCGCAACCGGCTGCATCTAGCGAAGCTGTTGAAGAGTGGTGGGAATCTGCTGCTCCTCGACGAGCCGACGAACGATCTCGACGTCGATACGCTTCGAGCCCTGGAAGATGCGCTCCTGGATTTCAGCGGATGCGCGGTGGTGATCTCACACGATCGGTGGTTTCTCGACCGCATAGCGACGCACATGCTGGCGTTCGAGGGCGAGAGTGAAGTCGTGTGGTTCGAGGGGAATTACCAGGCGTACAAGGAGGATCTGAAGCGGCGTAAGGGAGTTGACGCCGATCAGCCGCATCGGATCAGGTATAAGAGATTGGTGCGAAGCTAA
- a CDS encoding protein kinase, translating to MALKRPASIFGHENEEKHLTSNLQSQLQEILGTTYRIDRELGGGGMSRVFVATEVELDRQVVVKVLPPNLSADINTDRFRREIQLAARLQHPHIVPLLAAGARGDLLYYTMPFIGGENLRTRLTRTGELPVQEATRILREVADALSYAHSQGVVHRDIKPENILISRNHALVTDFGVSKALSSATDETPPAGATLTSLGMALGTPAYMAPEQAAADPMVDARADIYALGVVGYELLSGRTPFAGLNPQQTLSAHVTTAPAPVTQHRPQLPPGLAAAIMRCLEKHPSDRWQSAEELHAALEPYTTTSGATAPSQPVAGMSFRWTPQRIAVAAGIVGLVATALIASTIAFRRGGESYIASNTRQLTNAPGMEVHSAISPDGRMVAYVAGPPQRQVLYVRQLSGGRAIALTDSTTDAFLPQWKPDGSAILYGSQGRNHVVPALGGIPALVPGLDSLYGCAFSNAGDHVACTHFPTGALVIAGPAGENERVVQGTASGDGVGSPAWSPDDKLVAFTRNNTQFLVGENIGNIAPSSIWITRVDGGAPVRITDETRLNTSPVWTPDGALLFVSSLGGNRDIYMQRIAGDLTPRGEPVRLTTGLNAHTISIGRSGKTLAYSVFNAIANVWSAPIATADADSPRLKQVTTGNQTIESVFVSRDGQWLAYDSNINGNQDIFKVPVAGGEAQQLTRNGVDNFNPAWSPDGSQIAFHSLLKGNRDVYVMDASGGNVQPVVATPREELAAVWVNGGQAIQFFTYPDSIFEVKRVGNGWGPARFVLRGGIGGPSPDGKKIAYGGPPGSLCAECPGGLHILSADLKQRQHFPTPKMNKVIQSAGTTVWSADSRHLFVSVREKDGTSSIWQAPVNGDEEKRVLHLTDPSRQFYRTSLDADSTNFYFTIGDRQSDIWTMELKKP from the coding sequence TTGGCGCTCAAGCGTCCCGCATCCATATTCGGGCACGAAAATGAGGAGAAGCACCTGACGTCCAATCTTCAAAGCCAGCTTCAGGAAATACTCGGCACCACCTATCGCATCGATCGCGAGCTGGGCGGCGGCGGAATGTCTCGTGTGTTCGTCGCGACCGAGGTGGAGCTCGACCGGCAGGTTGTCGTCAAGGTGCTTCCGCCAAATCTGTCCGCCGATATCAACACCGATCGTTTCCGGAGGGAGATTCAGCTCGCTGCCCGGCTTCAACACCCGCACATAGTTCCGCTCCTCGCTGCCGGCGCGCGTGGAGATCTTCTCTACTACACGATGCCGTTCATCGGCGGGGAGAACCTGCGTACGCGGCTGACACGGACCGGTGAGCTGCCGGTGCAGGAAGCGACGAGGATTTTGCGTGAGGTTGCCGATGCTTTGAGCTACGCTCACTCCCAGGGAGTCGTGCATCGCGACATCAAGCCGGAGAACATTCTCATCTCCCGCAATCACGCTCTCGTCACGGATTTCGGTGTCTCCAAGGCCCTGAGCAGTGCGACCGATGAGACTCCGCCAGCCGGAGCTACCCTCACGTCGCTGGGAATGGCGCTCGGCACTCCCGCTTATATGGCGCCGGAGCAGGCGGCTGCTGACCCGATGGTGGATGCACGCGCCGACATTTACGCTCTGGGCGTCGTCGGATACGAGCTGCTTTCCGGCAGAACGCCGTTCGCTGGGCTCAATCCGCAGCAGACGCTGTCCGCGCATGTAACTACGGCTCCTGCGCCGGTAACTCAGCATCGGCCACAGCTGCCTCCCGGCCTTGCTGCGGCCATCATGAGGTGCCTCGAGAAGCATCCCTCGGACCGCTGGCAATCCGCGGAGGAGCTGCACGCTGCGTTGGAGCCGTACACGACGACGAGTGGCGCGACAGCCCCAAGTCAGCCTGTTGCAGGCATGTCGTTCAGGTGGACTCCTCAGCGTATCGCGGTTGCCGCCGGAATCGTTGGACTCGTTGCAACTGCCCTGATTGCAAGTACAATCGCTTTCCGGCGCGGCGGTGAATCCTACATCGCGAGCAATACGCGGCAGCTCACAAATGCTCCGGGAATGGAGGTGCACTCTGCAATCTCCCCCGACGGACGCATGGTCGCATACGTCGCGGGTCCACCGCAGAGACAAGTCCTCTATGTGAGACAGCTCAGCGGTGGACGCGCGATTGCACTCACGGACAGCACGACAGACGCATTCCTGCCTCAATGGAAGCCCGACGGGTCGGCGATACTCTACGGATCACAGGGACGTAATCATGTGGTTCCCGCCCTCGGAGGAATTCCCGCTCTGGTTCCCGGCCTCGACTCTTTGTACGGATGTGCCTTTTCGAATGCCGGGGATCATGTTGCCTGCACGCATTTCCCCACTGGCGCACTCGTTATCGCAGGGCCGGCGGGAGAGAACGAGCGCGTGGTCCAGGGGACTGCCAGTGGCGATGGAGTAGGATCGCCAGCCTGGTCACCAGACGACAAGCTCGTCGCCTTCACGCGTAACAACACGCAATTCCTCGTCGGGGAGAACATCGGCAACATCGCCCCGTCGTCCATCTGGATCACGCGTGTCGACGGGGGTGCGCCCGTCAGGATAACCGATGAGACCCGTCTCAATACAAGTCCGGTATGGACACCCGATGGCGCGCTGCTGTTCGTGTCCTCGCTGGGAGGAAACCGCGACATCTACATGCAGCGGATAGCCGGCGATCTCACGCCGCGTGGCGAGCCGGTTCGGCTCACGACGGGCCTCAACGCGCATACGATCTCGATCGGCAGATCCGGAAAAACACTCGCCTACAGCGTGTTCAACGCGATAGCGAACGTATGGTCCGCGCCGATTGCGACAGCAGACGCCGACTCGCCGCGCCTCAAACAGGTAACGACGGGAAACCAGACGATCGAATCGGTTTTCGTGTCCAGGGACGGGCAGTGGCTCGCCTACGATTCCAACATCAACGGCAACCAGGACATTTTCAAAGTGCCTGTTGCCGGGGGCGAAGCTCAGCAGCTCACGCGCAATGGCGTGGACAATTTCAATCCGGCGTGGTCACCTGACGGCAGTCAGATCGCCTTCCATAGTCTTCTCAAGGGTAATCGGGATGTCTATGTGATGGATGCCTCGGGTGGGAACGTCCAACCGGTTGTCGCGACTCCAAGAGAGGAATTGGCTGCCGTCTGGGTGAACGGTGGACAAGCGATTCAATTTTTCACGTACCCTGATTCGATCTTCGAGGTGAAGAGGGTCGGTAATGGATGGGGGCCGGCTCGATTCGTACTCCGCGGAGGAATTGGCGGACCTTCGCCGGATGGAAAGAAGATTGCCTACGGCGGGCCGCCTGGATCTCTATGTGCTGAGTGTCCGGGAGGGCTCCACATCTTGTCTGCCGACCTGAAACAACGGCAGCACTTTCCTACTCCGAAGATGAACAAAGTCATCCAGAGTGCCGGTACTACCGTCTGGAGCGCGGACTCGCGGCATCTCTTCGTATCGGTACGGGAAAAGGACGGGACCTCCTCTATCTGGCAGGCGCCGGTGAATGGCGACGAAGAAAAGAGAGTTCTCCATCTCACCGACCCGAGCCGACAGTTTTATCGCACGTCGCTCGACGCTGATTCGACGAACTTCTACTTCACGATTGGTGACCGCCAGAGCGACATCTGGACGATGGAGCTGAAGAAGCCATAG